In Armatimonadota bacterium, a single genomic region encodes these proteins:
- a CDS encoding 50S ribosomal protein L25: MATKFKIEAAPREVSGKKARRLLNEGLIPGVVYGAKIDSQMIQLPDKEFLSVFHRAGSTNLIDLKVGKKTHRVLIKDIDYAPIGHRVRHVGLFAINLTEEQTVRVPVVLEGDAPAVKMGGALIHVTDHADVRCLAENIPDRLVVDISHLEDFNSAIRLGDVPIPEGVTLLSDPDTTVVTVAPPKTAEQQLAEEAPEAAVAEAPAAEEPAEE; the protein is encoded by the coding sequence ATGGCAACCAAGTTTAAGATAGAAGCCGCCCCGCGAGAAGTCTCTGGCAAGAAGGCGCGACGGCTGCTGAACGAAGGGCTGATCCCCGGCGTTGTTTATGGCGCCAAAATCGATTCGCAAATGATCCAACTGCCCGACAAAGAGTTCTTAAGCGTCTTTCATCGAGCCGGATCGACCAACTTGATCGATCTGAAAGTGGGCAAGAAGACCCACAGAGTGCTGATCAAGGACATCGATTATGCTCCGATTGGCCACAGAGTTCGCCACGTCGGCCTCTTTGCCATCAATCTGACCGAAGAGCAGACTGTGCGCGTGCCGGTCGTGCTGGAAGGCGATGCGCCCGCGGTCAAAATGGGCGGCGCGCTGATCCACGTAACCGACCATGCCGACGTGCGCTGTCTGGCCGAGAACATCCCGGACCGGCTTGTAGTCGATATCAGCCATCTTGAAGATTTCAACTCGGCCATTCGGCTCGGCGACGTGCCGATTCCAGAGGGCGTAACGCTTCTGTCCGATCCCGATACGACGGTCGTAACCGTTGCGCCGCCCAAGACCGCCGAGCAGCAACTGGCCGAAGAGGCGCCGGAAGCCGCTGTTGCCGAAGCGC